A genomic stretch from Haloferax sp. Atlit-12N includes:
- the gdhB gene encoding glutamate dehydrogenase GdhB: MASAAPPTATDDEPTEETALETARRQLERAAAHLDVDPGVIERLRHPNQVHRVSVPLERDDGSTAVYTGYRAQHDSVRGPYKGGLRFHPGVTEAECIGLSMWMTWKCAVMDLPFGGGKGGIVVDPKDLSTDEKERLTRRFAEELRPFIGPTKDIPAPDMGTDAQTMAWFMDAYSMQEGETTPGVVTGKPPVVGGSKGRDTAPGRSVAIIAREAIDYLDWDIEDTTVAVQGFGSVGAPAARLLDDEGATVVAVSDVNGAIYDPDGLDTRDVPTHEEEPEAVMKYDAPRKLSNEELLELDVDVLIPAAVGNVLTAENARDVQANLIVEGANGPTTSAAGEIFEAREIPVVPDILANAGGVTVSYFEWLQDLNHRSWSLERVHDELETEMLRAWNAVRERVEEHDVTWRDAAYMVALERVSEAHEHRGLWP, encoded by the coding sequence ATGGCATCCGCAGCACCACCCACCGCGACGGACGACGAACCGACGGAAGAGACAGCCCTCGAGACGGCCCGCCGACAGCTCGAACGCGCGGCGGCGCACCTCGACGTGGACCCCGGCGTCATCGAGCGGCTCCGACACCCGAATCAGGTCCACCGCGTCTCGGTGCCCCTCGAACGCGACGACGGCTCGACCGCGGTCTACACCGGCTACCGCGCCCAGCACGACAGCGTCCGCGGCCCCTACAAGGGTGGCCTCCGGTTCCACCCCGGTGTGACCGAAGCCGAGTGCATCGGGCTCTCGATGTGGATGACGTGGAAGTGCGCGGTGATGGACCTCCCGTTCGGCGGCGGGAAAGGCGGCATCGTCGTCGACCCCAAGGACCTCTCGACCGACGAGAAAGAGCGACTCACCCGCCGGTTCGCAGAGGAGCTTCGGCCCTTCATCGGCCCCACGAAGGACATCCCCGCGCCCGACATGGGCACCGACGCCCAGACGATGGCGTGGTTCATGGACGCCTACTCGATGCAGGAAGGCGAGACGACGCCCGGCGTCGTGACGGGTAAGCCGCCAGTCGTCGGCGGGAGCAAGGGCCGCGACACCGCGCCCGGCCGCTCCGTCGCCATCATCGCCCGCGAGGCCATCGACTACCTCGACTGGGACATCGAAGACACGACCGTCGCGGTACAGGGGTTCGGTTCGGTCGGCGCGCCCGCCGCGCGACTCCTCGACGACGAGGGCGCGACGGTCGTCGCCGTCTCCGACGTGAACGGGGCCATCTACGACCCCGACGGCCTCGACACCCGCGACGTGCCGACCCACGAGGAAGAGCCCGAGGCGGTCATGAAGTACGACGCGCCGCGGAAGCTCTCGAACGAGGAACTCCTCGAACTCGACGTTGACGTGCTCATCCCGGCCGCCGTCGGCAACGTCCTGACCGCCGAGAACGCCCGCGACGTGCAGGCGAACCTCATCGTCGAGGGCGCGAACGGCCCGACCACGTCGGCCGCGGGCGAAATCTTCGAGGCGCGCGAGATTCCGGTCGTCCCCGACATCCTCGCCAACGCCGGCGGCGTCACCGTCTCGTACTTCGAGTGGTTGCAGGACCTCAACCACCGCTCGTGGTCGCTCGAACGCGTCCACGACGAACTGGAGACCGAGATGCTCCGCGCGTGGAACGCCGTCCGCGAGCGCGTCGAGGAACACGACGTGACGTGGCGCGACGCCGCCTACATGGTCGCGCTCGAACGCGTCTCCGAGGCCCACGAACACCGCGGCCTCTGGCCCTGA
- a CDS encoding DUF5658 family protein produces the protein MSHEVPLPETPRAVLAHAVSDEHVLWTVTMLAFVLDVLTTLYGLGRGLAELNPVVLALIPALGPVGALISLKLVVLAVAVVAWRVLPSRYRGAIPIGVAVPWGVAGLMNTQLILVTVFG, from the coding sequence ATGAGCCACGAAGTTCCCCTTCCCGAGACGCCCCGAGCGGTACTCGCACACGCGGTGAGCGACGAGCACGTCCTCTGGACCGTGACGATGCTGGCGTTCGTCCTCGACGTGTTGACGACGCTCTACGGACTCGGCCGGGGCCTCGCCGAACTGAATCCCGTCGTCCTCGCGCTCATCCCCGCGCTCGGTCCGGTGGGCGCGCTCATCTCTCTGAAACTCGTCGTCCTCGCGGTCGCGGTGGTCGCGTGGCGCGTCCTCCCCAGTCGCTACCGCGGGGCGATTCCCATCGGTGTGGCCGTCCCGTGGGGCGTCGCCGGGCTGATGAACACCCAGCTCATCCTCGTCACGGTGTTCGGGTAG
- a CDS encoding helix-hairpin-helix domain-containing protein, which produces MNDAGRHDEDDAGGDGGEAVSDARRSDGEGTNRANEADEADEGPSNPDEALTHLLRPRGARASDAVPTELQDLKYVGPATAESLAESNIDVDAIVDGEVCYRDLVAAGTNPGVAAKIRRWHSLSWSFNSGDDLDRRSSQVRGLGDDERAWVAASSGDWDATDGAADGDGDSGDWTPDGRAEATETSGPARDGDWTPSGSDDDANARSKPTESGDWTPSGRETTGASADGSGDALAAEAAWRERSKPKPLTTLADIDETDAELLAEAGVRSVRRLATADPEHVADALRIDPTVVSTWKTQARDAME; this is translated from the coding sequence GTGAATGACGCCGGCAGACACGACGAAGACGACGCGGGCGGGGACGGAGGGGAAGCCGTCTCGGACGCGCGCCGGAGCGACGGCGAGGGTACGAACCGGGCAAACGAGGCGGACGAAGCGGACGAGGGGCCGTCGAACCCCGACGAGGCGCTGACACACCTGCTCAGACCGCGAGGTGCTCGCGCGAGCGACGCGGTCCCGACCGAGCTACAGGACCTGAAGTACGTCGGCCCGGCGACCGCCGAATCCCTCGCCGAGTCGAACATCGACGTGGACGCCATCGTCGACGGCGAGGTGTGCTACCGCGACCTCGTCGCCGCCGGGACGAATCCCGGCGTGGCGGCGAAGATTCGGCGCTGGCACTCCCTTTCGTGGTCGTTCAACTCCGGCGACGACCTCGACCGCCGCTCCTCGCAGGTTCGCGGACTGGGCGACGACGAGCGCGCGTGGGTCGCCGCGAGTTCGGGTGACTGGGATGCGACCGACGGCGCGGCCGACGGCGACGGCGACTCCGGCGATTGGACCCCGGACGGCCGGGCCGAAGCGACGGAGACGAGCGGCCCGGCGCGAGACGGCGACTGGACGCCGTCGGGGTCGGACGACGACGCGAACGCGCGCTCGAAACCGACGGAGTCGGGTGATTGGACGCCGAGCGGGCGGGAGACGACGGGCGCGTCAGCCGACGGGTCGGGCGACGCGCTCGCGGCCGAGGCGGCGTGGCGAGAGCGGTCGAAGCCGAAGCCGCTGACGACGCTCGCCGACATCGACGAGACCGACGCCGAACTGCTCGCCGAGGCGGGCGTCCGCTCCGTCAGGCGACTCGCCACCGCCGACCCGGAACACGTCGCCGATGCCCTCCGAATCGACCCGACCGTCGTCAGTACGTGGAAGACGCAGGCGCGCGACGCGATGGAGTAG
- a CDS encoding ABC transporter ATP-binding protein: MITVENLRKTYGDFPAVVGSDFSVESGEVFGIVGPNGAGKTTTLKMLAGLVEPTGGSASVLGYDPEEPAMRRKLGFLPEESPLYEDMTARSYLRFFADLYDVPRDVADERTGAVLDRLDLEYRDRRLGDMSKGMKRKVAIARSLVNDPDLLIYDEPASGLDPLTTNVVLEFVRELRDEDKTVVFSAHNLFHVESICDRVVIMNRGEIIARGTVPEIRAEHGETTYRVFTTVPLAETLPADDEVGGEGEARHVAAVEEMSAVESLRERAEAAGGRVADIRTDEASLEDIFLRLAREAPTTSEAEGGRGAAADEPIAAGEHEQRVPGGNGQS; this comes from the coding sequence ATGATTACGGTCGAGAACCTGCGGAAGACCTACGGCGACTTCCCCGCCGTCGTGGGAAGCGATTTCTCGGTCGAGTCGGGCGAGGTGTTCGGCATCGTCGGCCCCAACGGCGCGGGGAAGACGACGACGCTGAAGATGCTCGCCGGACTCGTCGAACCGACCGGCGGGTCGGCGTCGGTGCTCGGATACGACCCCGAGGAGCCGGCGATGCGGCGAAAACTCGGCTTTCTCCCCGAGGAGTCGCCGCTGTACGAGGACATGACGGCGCGGTCGTACCTCCGATTCTTCGCCGACCTCTACGACGTGCCTCGCGACGTGGCCGACGAGCGCACCGGCGCGGTGCTCGACCGCCTCGACCTCGAATACCGCGACCGCCGGCTCGGCGACATGTCGAAGGGGATGAAGCGTAAGGTCGCCATCGCCCGGTCGCTCGTCAACGACCCCGACCTGCTCATCTACGACGAACCGGCCAGCGGCCTCGACCCGCTGACGACGAACGTCGTCTTGGAGTTCGTCCGCGAACTCCGCGACGAGGACAAGACGGTCGTCTTCAGCGCGCACAACCTCTTTCACGTCGAGTCCATCTGCGACCGCGTGGTCATCATGAACCGCGGGGAAATCATCGCCCGCGGGACGGTCCCCGAGATTCGCGCGGAACACGGCGAGACCACCTACCGCGTCTTCACGACCGTCCCGCTCGCGGAGACCCTGCCCGCGGACGACGAGGTCGGAGGCGAAGGTGAAGCGCGCCACGTCGCCGCCGTCGAGGAGATGTCGGCCGTCGAGTCGCTCCGCGAGCGTGCCGAGGCTGCCGGCGGTCGCGTCGCCGACATCCGAACCGACGAGGCGTCGCTGGAGGACATCTTCCTCCGACTCGCCCGCGAAGCGCCGACGACGAGCGAAGCCGAGGGCGGTCGCGGAGCGGCCGCCGACGAGCCCATCGCCGCCGGCGAGCACGAACAGCGCGTCCCCGGAGGTAACGGGCAGTCGTGA
- a CDS encoding MaoC family dehydratase, whose translation MLSRSITRSDMTGLYYEEFEVGQTIEHEKRRTVSESDNQRFCDMTMNQQPLHLDAEFAGDSQFGERLVNGLYTMSLAVGLSVPDTTDGTIVANLSYDDVSHPNPVFHGDTLRAQTTVLDKRETSDGERGVVTMKVEVFNQDDDLVCEFERTALSLKREFAADADDS comes from the coding sequence ATTTTATCACGGTCTATCACACGTTCCGACATGACCGGGCTGTACTACGAGGAGTTCGAGGTCGGTCAGACCATCGAACACGAAAAGCGCCGCACCGTCTCGGAGTCGGACAACCAGCGCTTCTGCGACATGACGATGAACCAGCAGCCGCTCCACCTCGACGCCGAGTTCGCGGGCGACTCGCAGTTCGGCGAGCGACTGGTCAACGGCCTCTACACGATGAGCCTCGCGGTCGGCCTCTCGGTTCCCGACACGACCGACGGGACCATCGTGGCGAATCTCAGCTACGACGACGTGTCCCACCCGAACCCGGTGTTCCACGGCGACACGCTCCGGGCGCAGACGACCGTCCTCGACAAGCGCGAGACCTCCGACGGCGAGCGCGGCGTGGTGACGATGAAAGTCGAGGTGTTCAACCAGGACGACGACCTCGTCTGCGAGTTCGAGCGGACGGCGCTGTCGCTGAAACGCGAGTTCGCCGCCGACGCGGACGACTCTTGA
- a CDS encoding 3-hydroxyacyl-CoA dehydrogenase family protein: MYDTEDIDTVGVVGAGTMGNGIAQVAAMAGYDVVMRDLETEYVERGLSAIDDSLSRFVSKEKLTEDEADATKGRVSGTTELADLADCDLVVEAAVENMDVKRDIFADLDDIVPEGVVLATNTSTLSITTIAAATERPELVVGLHFMNPVPIMKGVEVVRGEKTDDEVVAFAHDFSEALGKETWESDDKPGFVTNRILMPWLNEGIRAYDEGVASKEDIDRGMTLGTNVPMGPLTLADHIGLDICLDASETLFEELGDRYKPAYLLKRKVAAGDLGKKTGKGFYEYD, from the coding sequence ATGTACGATACCGAAGATATCGACACGGTGGGCGTCGTCGGCGCGGGAACGATGGGCAACGGCATCGCGCAGGTGGCCGCGATGGCCGGCTACGACGTGGTCATGCGCGACCTCGAAACGGAGTACGTCGAACGCGGCCTGTCGGCAATCGACGACAGTCTCTCGCGGTTCGTCTCGAAGGAGAAACTGACCGAGGACGAAGCCGACGCGACAAAGGGGCGCGTTTCGGGAACGACCGAACTCGCGGACCTCGCCGACTGCGACCTCGTGGTCGAGGCGGCCGTCGAGAACATGGACGTCAAGCGCGACATCTTCGCCGACCTCGACGACATCGTCCCCGAGGGCGTCGTGCTGGCGACGAACACCAGCACGCTCTCAATCACGACCATCGCGGCCGCGACGGAGCGACCCGAACTCGTCGTGGGCCTCCACTTCATGAACCCCGTTCCGATTATGAAGGGCGTCGAGGTCGTCCGCGGCGAGAAGACCGACGACGAGGTCGTCGCGTTCGCCCACGACTTCTCCGAGGCCCTCGGCAAGGAGACGTGGGAGTCTGACGACAAGCCCGGTTTCGTCACCAACCGCATTCTCATGCCGTGGCTCAACGAGGGCATCCGCGCCTACGACGAGGGCGTCGCCTCCAAGGAGGACATCGACCGTGGCATGACTCTCGGCACGAACGTCCCGATGGGGCCGCTCACCCTCGCGGACCACATCGGCCTCGACATCTGTCTGGACGCCTCCGAGACGCTGTTCGAGGAACTCGGCGACCGCTACAAGCCGGCGTACCTGCTCAAGCGCAAGGTTGCGGCGGGCGACCTCGGCAAAAAGACGGGCAAGGGCTTCTACGAGTACGACTAA
- a CDS encoding acyl-CoA carboxylase subunit beta, with product MKVRIGDGATGDEAEAIASALARHLGTDVNVFVGDGEEAVADAEPPADAFPLDDDMGPTEREEKLREEIADVLGGGPEKYKQRLPESGKLFVRDRLDLWFPEGLKFEDGKFANFDSWHENSPEVDEADPNTRLPGDGLLTGAAEFEGRDLHFMANDFTVKAGSMARRGVEKFLRMQQRALKTGKPVLYLMDSSGGRIDQQTGFFANREGIGKYYYNHSMLSGYVPQICVLYGPCIAGAAYTPVFADFTIMVEGMSAMAIASPRMVKMVTGEEISMQDLGGARMHAEESGSADLVARDEAHARELVSQLVTYLPDKAGEKPPRSESKPPRYSPDGIDELIPESPNRPYDAHDLIERVVDAESVFELKPDYGKEIVTAFARIDGRPVGIVANQPTERSGAIFPDAAEKAAEFIWTCDAYEIPLLYLCDTPGFMAGSQVEKDAILEKGKKFIYATSSATVPKQTVIVRKAYGAGIYAMGGPAYDPESVIALPSGEIGIMGPEAAINAVYANKLADVDDPEERARMEDELREEYREDIDAHRMASEVVIDEIVPPSNLRDELVARFEFYADVDKSLPDKKHGTVL from the coding sequence ATGAAGGTCAGAATCGGCGACGGCGCGACCGGCGACGAGGCCGAGGCCATCGCCAGCGCGCTGGCGCGACACCTCGGGACGGACGTGAACGTCTTCGTCGGCGACGGCGAGGAGGCCGTCGCGGACGCCGAACCGCCCGCGGACGCCTTCCCGCTGGACGACGACATGGGACCCACAGAGCGCGAGGAGAAACTCCGCGAGGAGATTGCGGACGTCCTCGGCGGCGGGCCCGAGAAGTACAAACAGCGACTGCCGGAGTCCGGCAAACTGTTCGTCCGCGACCGCCTCGACCTCTGGTTCCCGGAGGGTCTGAAGTTCGAAGACGGCAAGTTCGCCAACTTCGACTCGTGGCACGAAAACTCCCCCGAGGTCGACGAGGCGGACCCGAACACCCGCTTACCGGGCGACGGCCTCCTCACGGGAGCCGCCGAGTTCGAGGGCCGCGACCTCCACTTCATGGCCAACGACTTCACCGTCAAGGCCGGGTCGATGGCCCGCCGCGGCGTCGAGAAGTTCCTCCGCATGCAGCAGCGGGCGCTCAAGACCGGCAAGCCGGTGCTCTACCTGATGGACTCCTCGGGCGGTCGCATCGACCAGCAGACCGGCTTCTTCGCCAACCGCGAGGGCATCGGGAAGTACTACTACAACCACTCGATGCTCTCGGGGTACGTCCCCCAGATATGCGTCCTCTACGGGCCGTGTATCGCCGGCGCGGCCTACACGCCCGTCTTCGCCGACTTCACCATCATGGTCGAGGGGATGTCCGCGATGGCCATCGCCTCGCCGCGCATGGTGAAGATGGTCACCGGCGAGGAGATTTCCATGCAGGACCTCGGCGGCGCGCGGATGCACGCCGAGGAGTCCGGGAGCGCCGACCTCGTCGCCCGCGACGAGGCGCACGCCCGCGAACTCGTCTCGCAACTCGTCACCTACCTCCCCGACAAGGCCGGCGAGAAGCCGCCGCGCTCCGAGTCGAAACCGCCGCGGTACTCGCCCGACGGCATCGACGAACTCATTCCCGAGTCGCCGAACCGCCCCTACGACGCCCACGACCTCATCGAGCGCGTCGTCGACGCGGAGTCGGTGTTCGAACTGAAACCCGACTACGGCAAGGAAATCGTCACCGCGTTCGCCCGCATCGACGGCCGGCCGGTCGGCATCGTCGCCAACCAGCCCACGGAGCGGTCGGGAGCCATCTTCCCCGACGCCGCCGAGAAGGCCGCGGAGTTCATCTGGACCTGCGACGCCTACGAGATTCCGCTCCTCTACCTCTGTGACACGCCCGGCTTCATGGCCGGGTCGCAGGTCGAAAAGGACGCCATCCTGGAGAAGGGCAAGAAGTTCATCTACGCCACCTCGTCGGCGACGGTGCCCAAACAGACCGTCATCGTGCGGAAGGCCTACGGCGCGGGCATCTACGCCATGGGCGGCCCCGCCTACGACCCGGAGAGTGTCATCGCGCTTCCCTCGGGCGAAATCGGTATCATGGGCCCCGAAGCCGCTATCAACGCGGTGTACGCGAACAAACTCGCCGACGTCGACGACCCCGAAGAGCGGGCCCGGATGGAAGACGAACTCCGCGAGGAGTACCGCGAGGACATCGACGCCCACCGGATGGCGAGCGAGGTCGTCATCGACGAAATCGTCCCGCCGTCGAACCTCCGCGACGAACTGGTCGCCCGCTTCGAGTTCTACGCCGACGTGGACAAGTCGCTCCCGGACAAGAAGCACGGAACGGTGCTCTGA
- a CDS encoding class 1 fructose-bisphosphatase has protein sequence MATTDINTADTARDVQTIDGVVDVIASTAPEIRTGLPGRRVAAEDENPSGETQMAADVFADDLLCERIGALEGVGEYASEERPESVDVGTGRLSVAVDPLDGSSNLKPNNTMGTIFAVYESPLPAHGRDLVAAGYVLYGPVMTMVVARNGTVDEYVIHDDASHELVREDVTLPDEGSVYGFGGRVPDWTDDFEAFAREVEQDASRKLRYGGSMIGDVNQILTYGGIFAYPTLESAPEGKLRVQFEGYPIGYVIETAGGATSDGAKSLLDVDKDDLHARTPMYVGNTDLVAKLEAALD, from the coding sequence ATGGCGACGACGGACATCAACACCGCCGACACCGCCCGCGACGTGCAGACCATCGACGGCGTGGTCGACGTCATCGCGAGCACCGCGCCCGAGATTCGAACCGGCCTGCCCGGCCGCCGCGTCGCCGCCGAAGACGAGAACCCGAGCGGCGAGACGCAGATGGCCGCCGACGTGTTCGCGGACGACCTCCTCTGCGAGCGCATCGGTGCGCTCGAAGGCGTCGGCGAGTACGCCAGCGAAGAGCGCCCCGAATCCGTCGACGTGGGCACCGGTCGGCTGTCAGTCGCGGTGGACCCCCTCGACGGCTCGTCGAACCTGAAGCCGAACAACACGATGGGGACCATCTTCGCGGTGTACGAGTCCCCGCTTCCGGCCCACGGCCGCGACCTCGTCGCCGCCGGCTACGTTCTCTACGGCCCCGTCATGACGATGGTCGTCGCCCGCAACGGGACCGTCGACGAGTACGTCATCCACGACGACGCGAGCCACGAGCTCGTCCGCGAGGACGTCACCCTCCCCGACGAGGGGTCGGTCTACGGCTTCGGCGGCCGCGTTCCCGACTGGACCGACGACTTCGAGGCGTTCGCCCGCGAGGTCGAACAGGACGCCTCGCGAAAGCTCCGCTACGGCGGGTCGATGATCGGCGACGTGAACCAGATTCTGACCTACGGCGGCATCTTCGCGTACCCCACGTTGGAGTCCGCGCCCGAGGGCAAACTCCGCGTCCAGTTCGAGGGCTACCCCATCGGCTACGTCATCGAGACGGCCGGCGGCGCGACCTCCGACGGCGCGAAGTCGCTCCTCGACGTGGACAAAGACGACCTCCACGCGCGGACCCCGATGTACGTCGGCAACACCGACCTCGTGGCGAAACTCGAAGCGGCGCTGGACTGA
- a CDS encoding ABC transporter permease: MTDLRTRLVAHARTVLRIARWEVSRSAGTLDRRTAVIGLVAVLVAGGIAAGAAGGGVALDRDLYRVGIAGDSPYYDAVDQSSTLDPRPVSDPNVELVVSETHISVADTQTGRAAYSAFRDAVQSYNERQMAREENQSAAFPVVVDLQYRERAALVPTGSRVDGDSGGGGGGAGTGGGGADAGTGSGTTGGDTAGGSAADGPDASDAAAADDGGVDAPSLGGMASLFGGDTSGSPASISPPFPFASLVLAFAFLVPMNFVIQAYGSSVLNERINRRGELLLVAPISPGDIVAGKTLPYLLGTVAITVAIAAAVGGGVVSVAAVVPIGLLFLASTFVGAMFARSFKELTFVTVTVSVFLTTYTFVPAIFTNVTPIALISPLTLVVRDLAGESIPLGEFLFSVGPILLAAGVLFLLGVGVYREEDMFTQRPVPLKFLDALDSRISRARSVATLSALSIPFVFIAELLAIAVLFVLPVDLTVPMILLAVAVIEELAKSLHVLAAFEKARFSRTLRSSLVLGGLSGLGFFVGEKFTAIAQLAGLQSLTLGQTAFAPSGVGIADGTGVSALVVLGLFLAPLALHAVTASVTALGASRGRSAYGVALVGAIAIHLVYNLQVVNALG; this comes from the coding sequence GTGACCGACCTCCGAACGCGACTGGTCGCGCACGCCCGGACCGTCCTCCGCATCGCCCGCTGGGAGGTGTCGCGCTCGGCGGGGACGCTCGACCGCCGAACCGCAGTTATCGGACTGGTCGCCGTCCTCGTCGCCGGCGGTATCGCGGCCGGGGCAGCGGGCGGCGGGGTCGCGCTCGACCGCGACCTCTACCGCGTCGGCATCGCGGGCGACAGCCCCTACTACGACGCCGTGGACCAGTCATCCACGCTCGACCCGCGGCCCGTCTCCGACCCGAACGTCGAACTCGTCGTCAGCGAGACGCACATCTCGGTCGCGGACACGCAGACCGGTCGGGCCGCCTACAGCGCGTTCCGCGACGCGGTCCAGTCGTACAACGAGCGACAGATGGCCCGCGAGGAGAATCAGTCCGCGGCGTTCCCGGTCGTCGTTGACCTCCAGTACCGCGAGCGCGCCGCGCTTGTCCCGACCGGAAGCCGCGTCGACGGCGATTCGGGCGGGGGTGGTGGCGGAGCCGGAACCGGTGGCGGCGGAGCCGACGCTGGAACTGGAAGCGGAACCACCGGCGGCGACACCGCGGGTGGCTCGGCAGCCGACGGCCCGGACGCGTCCGACGCCGCGGCGGCCGACGACGGCGGCGTCGACGCCCCGTCACTCGGCGGGATGGCGAGCCTCTTCGGCGGCGACACCAGCGGGTCGCCGGCGAGCATCAGCCCGCCGTTCCCGTTCGCCTCGCTCGTCCTCGCCTTCGCTTTCCTCGTGCCGATGAACTTCGTGATTCAGGCCTACGGGTCGAGCGTCCTCAACGAGCGCATCAACCGCCGCGGCGAACTGCTCCTCGTCGCGCCCATCTCGCCGGGCGACATCGTCGCCGGCAAGACGCTCCCGTACCTGCTCGGGACGGTCGCGATAACCGTCGCCATCGCGGCGGCGGTCGGCGGTGGCGTCGTCTCGGTGGCCGCGGTCGTCCCCATCGGACTCCTGTTTCTCGCGTCGACGTTCGTCGGCGCGATGTTCGCCCGCTCGTTCAAGGAACTCACGTTCGTCACGGTGACGGTGTCGGTGTTCCTGACGACGTACACGTTCGTCCCGGCCATCTTCACGAACGTCACGCCCATCGCGCTCATCTCGCCGTTGACGCTCGTCGTCCGTGACCTCGCGGGCGAGTCGATTCCGCTCGGCGAGTTCCTGTTTTCCGTCGGGCCGATTCTCCTCGCCGCGGGCGTGTTGTTCCTCCTCGGCGTCGGCGTCTACCGCGAGGAAGACATGTTCACCCAGCGGCCGGTCCCGCTGAAGTTCCTCGACGCGCTCGACAGCCGAATCTCGCGGGCGCGCTCCGTGGCGACCCTGTCGGCGCTGTCGATTCCGTTCGTCTTCATCGCCGAACTGCTGGCCATCGCCGTGCTGTTCGTCCTCCCGGTGGACCTGACCGTTCCGATGATTCTCCTCGCGGTCGCGGTCATCGAGGAGTTGGCCAAGAGCCTCCACGTCCTCGCCGCCTTCGAGAAGGCGCGCTTTTCGCGGACGCTCCGGTCGTCGCTCGTCCTCGGCGGGCTCTCCGGCCTCGGGTTCTTCGTCGGCGAGAAGTTCACCGCCATCGCCCAACTCGCCGGGTTGCAGTCGCTCACGCTCGGACAGACCGCTTTCGCGCCCTCCGGCGTCGGTATCGCCGACGGCACCGGCGTGAGCGCCCTCGTCGTTCTCGGGTTGTTCCTCGCGCCGCTGGCGCTCCACGCGGTGACCGCCAGCGTGACCGCCCTCGGGGCGAGTCGGGGGCGCTCAGCCTACGGTGTCGCGCTCGTGGGTGCCATCGCGATTCACCTCGTCTACAACCTCCAGGTGGTGAACGCCCTTGGGTAG
- a CDS encoding DoxX family membrane protein, with the protein MDFDGLSARTASVADRTASAAARAPEPATIARVGLGAMVFAAGVHKLLDPLSWSAYVVPWLAPLLVVSPVTFMLVNGVLEVGFGAAIVADRYTAFASAVAAVSLSATCLYLAVIFVVEGGLFGDVLARDIGLAGLAWAVLVESLRRPTRTP; encoded by the coding sequence ATGGATTTCGACGGCCTCTCCGCGCGGACCGCGTCGGTCGCCGACCGGACCGCTTCCGCCGCCGCCCGCGCCCCCGAACCGGCGACCATCGCCCGGGTCGGCCTCGGCGCGATGGTGTTCGCCGCGGGCGTCCACAAGCTTCTGGACCCACTTTCGTGGTCGGCCTACGTCGTCCCGTGGCTCGCGCCGCTGCTCGTCGTCTCGCCGGTGACGTTCATGCTCGTAAACGGCGTCCTCGAAGTCGGCTTCGGCGCGGCCATCGTCGCCGACCGCTACACCGCTTTTGCGAGCGCCGTCGCGGCCGTCTCGCTGTCGGCGACGTGTCTCTATCTCGCGGTCATCTTCGTCGTAGAAGGCGGGCTGTTCGGCGACGTGCTCGCCCGCGACATCGGGCTGGCGGGACTCGCGTGGGCCGTCTTGGTCGAGTCGCTCCGGCGGCCTACCCGAACACCGTGA